The Mustela nigripes isolate SB6536 chromosome 6, MUSNIG.SB6536, whole genome shotgun sequence DNA window aaatatttatttatttattttagagagagggagagaaagggagagaggggcagagggagagaatctttaagcagacacCCCTCTGATGgtggagcccaaagtggagctTAATCTcgtgatccatgagatcatgaccagagctgaaaccaagactgggatgcccaaccaactgaaccacccaggtgccttgagaAGGGATTTTTTAAAGGTCATTCAATAGTAATTTTGGCTGTAGAgtaataaagacatttatttgaaTACCTACCAGAACTATTACTCATTTTATAGTTTAGGTGAATTATTATACACTTTAAAACTCTGTTTCTTaccagcaaaattaaaaatgaccctGTTAAAGAGGTTTTTAAGAGTGCTCAATGGAAAGATACATATGAAGAGCGTAAAACTGTCTGTGACAGTAAGGAACCAGCTAATTAACCAGACATTAGCGTTAATGTTGTTGTGATGTTTGTATCATCTTTACAGAACTAGagattcaaataagtaaaatacacttgaaataaagaattaaaaacttttatagttttatataagaaaaaagcaCAAGTTAACTTCATTCCAATTTCAATTTGTTTAATGTATTTGTAACTGTAGTGTGtctgagggaaaggaaagagaaatgaaagggcaaaaatttgaataaataatagtagtaaatttttaaatttttctgaaaattataaattcacagATCTAAGTGTCTCAACAAAAcacaagcacaagaaaaaaaaaatctaacctaAGGCATATTATAACCCAATTTCTCAAATCCAGttataaagaaaaactattaaagTAGCTAGAGATGGGAAAAAGATATATTATAGGGTggctaaatggattaaaaatgagatacatcaatatgctgcctgcaagagactTACTCTGAGGGCACACATAGGCGAAAACTGAATGAATGGTGGGTGATATTCCATGCAAATCATATGCCAAACCAAATAGGTGTGGGCATAGTTATATCAgtcaaaatagactttaagtcaaaatCAGTCACAGAAGACAAAAATGTCACTATATTGTAGTAAAAGGGTTGATTAATCAAGaggataaaacaattttaaatatatattcacccAACATtggaacacctaaatatataaagaacctactaacagaactgaagggagaaaaagatggCAAGACAGTAACATAGGGAATTTCAGTATTGTACTTGTAACATTAAATAGACATGAGACAATTAATAAGGAAACAGTAAATTTGAATAACGCTATAGACCAAATGGGCCTAACAGACATATCCAGAACATTCAATCAAACAGAAGCagattacacattcttctttttttttaatataattttttattttttataaacatatatttttatccccaggggtacaggtctgtgaatcaccaggtttacacacttcacagcactcaccaaaacacataccctccccaatgtccataataccacccccttctcccaaaccccctccccccagcaaccctcagtttgttttgtgagattaagagtcacttatggtttgtctccctcccaatcccatcttctttcattcttcttaagGGCATATGAAATATTTCCCAGGAGAGATGATATATTGGGCCACAAAGAAAGCCCTAACAGAATTATGATTAAAAATCATATCAGGTGTTTTTTATGAccacagtggtatgaaactagaaatctatagcaggaaaaaaacagaaaatttcactAATACATGGAAATTGAGCGACATGCTCCCAAACAACCaatggattaaagaagaaatcaaaagagacaTCAAAAAGCATCTTgagatgaacaaaaatgaaagtacAACATACCAACACTTATGGAATATAGCAAAGCCATTAGTTCTAAGAGGGTATTTTATAGGAATCAACGcctaaatgaagagaaaagaaagatctcagaTGAGCAACCTaacatatacatgtaaatatgttatatatataacatatgtagtATAATAATATACATGTCATCTGATATTATATCAAGTATAGAGCATGACAATGGATAGAAATACTGTGTTATATACATGAAAGTTGCCAACAGagttaattttaaatgttcttaccaaaaaaataaataaatcaaaattgtGGTCAAATGAAGGTGATaaatgtgttaactaacctttattgtggtaatcactgaacaatatatatatatatatgtatgtgtgtgtagcaaatcattatattgtacaccttaaacttacacaatgttatatgttaattatatcttaaCAGGCtagaaaaaaatagtacaaagtttaaaaggaagaaatggaaggataCTATTGCAAGAATTCTATACTAATACATAAGTGATATAATACCAGTTactaaataagtcagagaaagacaaatgccatatgatctcactcatatgtgggatgtaagaaaaagaagatgaacatacaggaagggaaggaaaaaataaagtaagatgaaaacagagagagaagcaaaccataagagattcttaattatTGGGAACAAATTGGGGTGCTGGAGGAAAGTTGGGTGGGGGAATGGAGTAGTTGGGTAATTGGCATTAAGGAAGgtacttgatgtaatgaacaATGGGTATTATATTCAACTGAATAATGACTGAACTTTATCTCTTAAACTAATAAACAACGAATTGggcaaataataaacaaattgcAAGATAAAGacttaaatgatataaataatcaCATAGAAAGTGAATGTCTTAAACTTCCATCAAAAGGGCAGAGATCATTAGATTTGATGAAAAAATGATTCCAACTGTAGTCTGTCTATAAGAGTATTCTGTCCATAGAAGTTAGTTGTAATATAAATACACAGATAggttaaaaacaaaggaatgcaAAATAAACACCACATTAGCACTAATCAAAGAGAACCTGACATGGCTATATTTATAATAGACAGAGGAGGATTTCACAGCACAAAATGTCATTATGGAAAAAGAGATTACATAATGATAAGAGTCATAAATTCATCAAGAGTATACAACAACCCAAACATTTATCAGTAGAACTTAAGAATATTttgggagggacgcctgggtggctcagttggttaagcagctgcctttggctcaggtcatgatcccagggtcctgggattgagtcccacatttggctccttgcttggcaggaagcctgcttctccctctgcctctgcctgcctctttgtctgcctgtgctcgcttgctctctctccctctgtctcttacaaataaataaataaaatctttaaaaaaattttttttgaagtacaactaaaatacataaatctgtaATTATACTCCAAGATTTCAATATCTGTCTCTCAGTAATTAATAGAATaaatagacagaaaatcagaaaggatATGGAAGACTGAAGCAACACTCCCAACTAACTTGACCTAATTGAAATTATAATATACTCGTCCCAAGAATCGTGTAATACACAGTTTGTTCAAGTTCACATGGAACGTTTTGGAAAACATACCATAGTCAGGTCCATAAAACTAATCTCAATAAACTTAAGTGGATTCAAGTCATACAAAGTATTCTTTGATTAAGATGGAActaaattaggggcgcctgggtggctcagttggataagcagctgccttcggctcaggtcatgatcccagcgtcctgggatcaagtcccacatccggcttcttgcttggtagggagcctgcttctccctctgtctttgcctgccattctgtctgcctgtgctcactctctctccctctctgtctctaataaataaataaaatcttaaaaaaaaaaagatggaactAAATTAGaactcagtaaaagaaaaaaatctctgggaaATTCCAAATGTTAGAAACTAAATAACATACTTCTGAATAATCCATAGATCGAAGAAGAATGCAAATGGGAATTTAGAAGCTATTttgaagtgaatgaaaatgaaaacataatatcTCAAAACGTGTGAGGATGTTGCAAAATTATCTTACATATTTGTAGCCTGAATGTGtttctattaggaaaaaaatttcaaaccaaTAGATCAGTTTTCACTACAAGAAACTatggtgattttctttctcttttctttagagGATAGATAAATGGGAGTCCTTTAATACAGCTGAAGGTTGAACGAGGAGCCTGTGTGAGTGAATACTGAAAGAAATATAGTGGAAGTGgggagcagaaattaatgaaatagaaaattgaaaaataaatggtaaatgaGCACAAAAAGATGTTCGTCATCATTAGTCATTAgcgaaatgcaagttaaaaccacaatgagataccactacacacctatgagaatggctaaaatgtcAGGGATGTAACAAGTGTAGACCAGGATGGAGAGCAACTAGAGCTCTCATACACTgctagtaggaatgtaaaatggcacagttgctttggaaaatagtttggcaggtTCTTAAAAGTTAAATACATACTTATTATATTACCCAACCATTCTACTCCTACCTTTCaatgtaagagaaaagaaatgtatatgtTCTGTATATGTTCATACAGActtatacacaaatattcatagcaagTAGCTTTATTGCTAATGGTCAACAACTGGAAACTACCTACCTATCCATcaacagaggaaaggaaaaacaaattgagTGACTCATAAATGGAATACCTCATACATGCTATGAGGTGGCTGAATCCAAAATAATTATGCTGGGTGAAAAAGCCAGACATAAAAATGGCACATACGGTAGAAATCCATTCATATTAAATTCTATAAAttgcaaactaatctatagtgacatAAAGTAGGTTAGTTGCCTGGGGTCAGAAAAAGGTGGCAAAAAGGGGTAAGAAGGAGAGATTACAAAGGTGCAAAGGGAAAGTTTTGCAGGTGAAACTTCTAGAAAGAATATGTGTTAACCTCTCTGCTTTagtctcttcctctgtaaaatgggcatagtaTTAGATTTACCTTGTGCAGTACTTAGCACATAGCAAACAATGTTACTCATTATAATTGGTATTGGCTGCTCTGTCTATAATCTCCTAAATTTAGGACCTCAGGGTGTTTGCTGAATCTGTTAGAATATGGGAACATGCTGGCATTGTGTGAAGTAACATGATTTTGAATGACCATAGGGACAGCTTAGACACAAACCCACAAATAGACACCTTAAGACTTACTGGTTCTGTAAGAGAATGGTGCCATCTTCCCACTGCCAAGATCCATTTGCTGGGATTTGTATCAGTCCCATCCAATGGTATGATTTCACTAATTTAAAGAAGTCCTGTTTGAGACCACAAATAAATCAGTGCTCAGAATTTTAATTAATACAAAGCcataattatttaatcatttttcccCACACTTGGGGAAATGCATTCTGTCCTCTAGCCTAATCCTCACTTAAACATTGTACATAATACCTAAAATTTCtgtgctttctcatttttatttattttttaaaattttaaatttttatttattaaaaaaagactttatttatctgtttgagatgGGGGGAGCACACAAGTTGTGGGGCagaagaggtggagggagagggagaagcaggctctccactgagcagggggcctgatgcagggctccatcccaggaccctgggatcatgacctgagctgaaggcagatgcttaaccaattgaatcACCCCAATGCCCTGTGCtttcttatttttggtgcagAAAAATTTAGGATGGATATATCTGAGTCTTGGTGACTCTCTAATGTTTCAGGTTCATATTTCAATGAGTTGCCTCCCATGTTAGGACTGAGTATAGtaagggaaattaaaacaaatactcAACCTGATCTTCTCTGCTGTATATCTTCAGGAGACTGGAATTTTGAGACATACAAGAAGCTTGGCTCTGGTACCAGTTTTTGCTCTCATTAAAAAATTGGTAAcagttatttttataacatatccAGTTTTTAGGACATGGGCCACAATAACTTCCTAGAAGgaaagaatatattattaattctGTATGAGTCTGAAGATTATAGCAGATTTTGTCTAGACAGGTTAAATACTCTCTTATTGTAACTTTAACATTCCAGATAACCAACTGGATCCCTCCAATGACATATCTTTACACATTTATAAAGAGAGACAGATGTCAAAACCAAGTATCTTCTGCTTTTTTAGAAGCACTCtttcattgttaaaaaataaaaattgggggatGTTATGGATTATGGACAGGAATTAATCATTTTCTCATACATTCTCTTGTTAATAACATTGGATACATGCTTATGCTCAATTACATAGAGATTCATGTAATCTGTGcttcaaaatattagaaaactttCACTTACCTTGCAAAGAAATTGGAGCTTCTTGGTTGAATaatgctattaaaataattaagaggattaagaggtacaaacttccagttgtaaaataagtcatgaagatgaaaagtatagcatagggaatatagtaaaaaatattgTAATAGCATTTATAATGACAGATGGTGATTACATTCATCATtgtgaacactgagtaatgtatagaattgttgaatcactatgttgtacacctaaaactaatataacattatatgtaaaacacagttcaataataaaaaaataaaattattaaaaggtt harbors:
- the KLRK1 gene encoding NKG2-D type II integral membrane protein isoform X2 — protein: MNLIRDRWAYPNMEMNEVRNYNLELVKHGTSPRWQKRKSTLITSKCGENTSPFFVARAIAIAMGIHFIIMVMICSAIFIHSLFNQEAPISLQGSYCGPCPKNWICYKNNCYQFFNESKNWYQSQASCMSQNSSLLKIYSREDQDFFKLVKSYHWMGLIQIPANGSWQWEDGTILLQNQFLAEYKSPDSEAK